Proteins encoded within one genomic window of Oscillatoria salina IIICB1:
- a CDS encoding DUF975 domain-containing protein, whose protein sequence is MEFSVGNIVSAGLRIYRDRFKTYYGLAFKAYWWILVPIYGWAKFAAISGQISRLAFNEVREQPEAVKDAERHVMRRMWDFFFAGISIGLIIFGILFISFFILGIIFSIVVAAVVDVGANQQPNIGIIIFVGLGGFVIVSLFLLGYIWLYSRFAIVELLIAVEENIGATNAISRSWNLTQGFVWRLVGVFTVAFLITLPISIIIQIVSRILQLAFTLLLNPDAPNPGLFLLLYYSILLPISFASGALLVPFWQTVKAVIYYDLLTRKEGLGLEMRDPGL, encoded by the coding sequence ATGGAATTTAGCGTGGGGAACATTGTCAGTGCTGGCTTGCGGATCTATCGCGATCGCTTCAAAACTTATTATGGTTTAGCATTCAAAGCTTATTGGTGGATACTCGTACCAATTTATGGTTGGGCAAAATTTGCTGCCATTTCCGGACAAATCTCTCGTCTTGCTTTCAATGAAGTTAGGGAACAACCAGAAGCAGTAAAAGATGCTGAACGCCACGTGATGCGACGAATGTGGGACTTTTTCTTTGCCGGAATCTCGATCGGTTTGATTATATTTGGGATCTTATTCATCAGTTTTTTCATTCTCGGAATTATTTTTAGCATTGTCGTTGCAGCAGTAGTTGATGTAGGTGCGAACCAACAGCCGAATATAGGAATAATTATATTTGTTGGTTTAGGAGGATTCGTAATTGTTTCTCTGTTTTTACTAGGCTATATTTGGCTCTATTCTCGCTTTGCGATCGTTGAATTACTGATAGCAGTTGAAGAAAACATCGGCGCAACAAATGCTATCAGTCGTAGTTGGAATTTAACTCAAGGTTTCGTGTGGCGATTAGTGGGAGTATTTACGGTAGCTTTTTTGATTACACTACCGATTTCAATTATTATTCAGATCGTCAGCAGAATCTTACAACTTGCTTTCACTCTATTGCTCAATCCCGATGCTCCTAATCCTGGTCTTTTTTTGTTACTCTACTATTCGATCCTTTTGCCAATAAGTTTTGCTTCTGGTGCGCTTTTAGTTCCTTTTTGGCAAACAGTTAAAGCCGTTATTTACTATGATTTACTCACTCGGAAGGAAGGTTTAGGTTTGGAAATGCGCGATCCTGGTTTGTGA
- the pds gene encoding 15-cis-phytoene desaturase, which produces MRVAIAGAGLAGLSCAKYLTDAGYTPIVLERENVLGGKIAAWQDEDGDWYETGLHIFFGAYPNMLQLFKELNIEDRLQWKKHTMIFNQPEAPGTYSRFDFPRLPAPWNGVVAILRNNDLLTWGEKIRFGIGLIPAMIRGQKYVEEMDKYTWSEWMKKQNIPPRVEKEVFIAMSKALNFINPDEISATILLTALNRFLQETHGSKMAFLDGSPTERLCQPLVDYVTNKGGEVRLHAPVKEFLLNEDNTVRGLLLKGGEVLTADAYVSAMPVDPLKLILPQAWREMAYFQKLEGLVGVPVINLHLWFDRKLTDIDHLLFSRSPLLSVYADMSNTCKAYANPDRSMLELVLAPAQDWIGKSDQEIIQATMAELETLFPDHFNGENQAKLLKYHVVKTPRSVYKATPGRQAHRPHQKTPIANFYLAGDYTMQEYLGSMEGAVLSGKLTAAAIAADFPQQLNSSTTPAQAEVSAPRQLTSSLDTKNF; this is translated from the coding sequence ATGCGAGTAGCGATCGCGGGAGCTGGTTTAGCAGGACTTTCTTGCGCCAAATACTTAACTGATGCAGGATATACTCCGATTGTCCTGGAACGAGAAAATGTTCTTGGTGGCAAAATTGCCGCTTGGCAAGATGAGGATGGAGATTGGTACGAAACTGGACTTCACATTTTCTTTGGAGCATATCCGAATATGCTTCAGTTGTTTAAGGAATTGAATATTGAAGATCGGCTGCAATGGAAAAAACATACGATGATTTTCAATCAGCCGGAAGCACCGGGAACTTACTCTCGGTTTGATTTTCCTCGTCTTCCTGCCCCTTGGAATGGTGTGGTAGCGATTTTACGCAATAACGATCTGCTTACTTGGGGTGAAAAAATCCGCTTTGGCATTGGTTTGATTCCGGCAATGATTCGGGGTCAAAAGTATGTTGAGGAAATGGATAAATATACTTGGTCGGAGTGGATGAAAAAACAAAACATCCCCCCCAGGGTAGAGAAAGAAGTCTTTATCGCCATGTCGAAGGCGTTAAACTTTATTAATCCTGACGAGATTTCTGCAACAATTTTACTGACGGCTTTGAATCGTTTCTTACAAGAAACTCATGGCTCAAAAATGGCTTTTCTGGACGGTTCGCCGACAGAAAGATTGTGTCAGCCGTTAGTTGATTATGTGACTAATAAGGGTGGCGAAGTGCGTTTGCATGCACCAGTCAAAGAGTTTTTACTAAATGAAGATAATACAGTACGAGGCTTGCTGCTCAAGGGTGGTGAGGTGTTGACAGCAGATGCCTATGTATCGGCGATGCCTGTTGACCCCTTAAAATTAATCTTGCCTCAAGCTTGGCGAGAAATGGCTTATTTCCAAAAGCTAGAAGGTTTAGTTGGGGTTCCGGTAATTAATTTACATTTGTGGTTTGACCGGAAATTAACTGATATCGATCATTTGCTCTTTTCGCGATCGCCTCTTCTCAGTGTTTATGCTGACATGAGCAATACTTGTAAAGCTTATGCAAATCCGGATCGCTCAATGCTGGAATTAGTTTTAGCTCCCGCTCAAGATTGGATCGGCAAATCAGACCAAGAAATCATTCAAGCGACAATGGCAGAGTTAGAAACTCTTTTCCCAGATCATTTTAACGGCGAAAATCAAGCTAAACTGCTTAAATATCACGTTGTTAAAACTCCTAGGTCGGTTTATAAGGCAACTCCTGGACGACAAGCACATCGTCCCCACCAAAAAACACCGATCGCTAACTTCTATCTTGCAGGTGATTACACTATGCAAGAATATTTGGGAAGTATGGAAGGAGCCGTGCTGTCAGGAAAATTAACCGCAGCCGCGATCGCTGCCGATTTTCCTCAGCAATTGAACTCCTCTACTACACCTGCTCAAGCTGAAGTGTCAGCCCCTCGTCAATTGACTTCCTCGTTAGATACTAAAAATTTCTGA
- the rph gene encoding ribonuclease PH codes for MTRQRPDGRKKNQLRPIRFQRDYTRFATSSVLTECGDTKVLCTVTIEAGVPPFLVGSGSGWLTAEYRMLPGATPQRQKREFIKLSGRTQEIQRLIGRSLRAAIDLKAIGERTITIDADVLQADAGTRTTSITGGYVALGLAIEKLLKNGDLDTSPLRYPVAAVSVGIIESEIYLDLNYPEDVAAEVDFNVVMTGNLDLIEVQGTAETGSYSRSQLNQILDVAEKGIKELVEAQKKALKS; via the coding sequence ATGACCCGGCAACGTCCCGATGGTCGCAAAAAAAATCAACTGCGTCCAATTCGCTTCCAGCGAGATTATACTCGTTTTGCCACCTCTTCTGTCTTAACAGAATGTGGCGACACCAAAGTTCTTTGCACCGTCACCATTGAAGCGGGCGTACCACCTTTTTTAGTTGGTAGTGGAAGCGGTTGGCTAACTGCGGAATATCGAATGCTACCCGGTGCAACTCCTCAACGCCAAAAACGCGAATTTATCAAACTTTCGGGACGTACCCAAGAAATTCAAAGATTAATCGGACGTAGTTTGCGCGCAGCGATCGATCTAAAAGCAATTGGAGAGCGTACAATTACAATTGATGCTGATGTTTTGCAAGCTGATGCAGGAACGCGCACAACTTCAATTACTGGCGGTTATGTTGCTCTCGGTTTAGCAATTGAGAAACTCTTAAAAAATGGTGATTTAGACACTTCTCCTTTACGCTATCCCGTCGCTGCGGTTTCGGTAGGAATTATTGAATCAGAAATATATCTAGATTTAAATTACCCGGAAGATGTCGCTGCTGAAGTTGATTTTAATGTGGTGATGACGGGAAATTTAGATTTAATTGAAGTTCAAGGTACGGCTGAGACGGGAAGCTACAGTCGCAGTCAGTTAAATCAGATTTTAGATGTTGCAGAAAAGGGAATTAAAGAGTTGGTTGAAGCGCAAAAAAAGGCTTTGAAAAGTTAA
- a CDS encoding adenylate kinase family protein, translating to MVRLVMLGGSGAGKGTQARRLSTQLGIPAIATGEILRGGIAADTTLGKKAKPYVEKGELVPDEMMIQFMRQRLLESDISKGWVLDGYPRTAFQAEELDFLLENLEQRLNWAIYLQVSEAVMMARSLARSLPDDRPEILQRRLQMFRDRTIPILEYYDRSKRLLTIPAEGDPAQIEREILHKLNLTS from the coding sequence ATGGTGAGACTGGTGATGTTAGGAGGATCGGGTGCAGGTAAGGGAACTCAAGCGCGAAGACTATCGACTCAGTTAGGGATTCCCGCGATCGCTACTGGAGAGATTTTACGAGGTGGAATTGCGGCTGACACTACTTTGGGTAAAAAAGCAAAACCTTACGTCGAGAAGGGAGAATTAGTACCAGATGAGATGATGATCCAGTTCATGCGTCAGCGTTTGCTTGAGTCTGATATTAGCAAAGGTTGGGTCTTAGATGGTTATCCTCGTACGGCTTTTCAGGCTGAGGAGTTAGATTTTTTATTAGAAAACCTCGAACAAAGGTTAAATTGGGCAATTTACTTACAAGTGAGTGAAGCTGTGATGATGGCAAGGTCTTTAGCGCGATCGCTACCTGACGATCGCCCCGAAATCCTCCAGCGTCGTCTTCAAATGTTCCGCGATCGCACTATACCCATTTTAGAATATTACGATCGCAGTAAGAGACTTTTGACAATTCCCGCCGAGGGAGATCCAGCACAAATTGAGCGGGAAATTTTACATAAACTTAATTTAACTAGTTAA
- the dcd gene encoding dCTP deaminase, protein MIKNDFWITEMAAQGMISPFEPKLIRRLENNLPVISYGLSSFGYDIRLSPQEFRVFRHIPGKVVDPKNFNPENLEPVRLHEDVNGQYFILPAHSYGLGVALEKLQVPDNITVLCIGKSSYARVGLIANLTPAEAGWRGHLTLEFSNSSSADCRIYANEGVVQLLFLEGDPCAVSYEKRRGKYQDQPETVVFSRV, encoded by the coding sequence GTGATTAAAAACGATTTTTGGATTACAGAAATGGCGGCTCAAGGAATGATTTCTCCCTTTGAGCCAAAATTAATTCGTCGCTTGGAAAATAATTTACCAGTTATTTCTTATGGATTAAGTAGTTTTGGTTACGATATCCGACTTTCTCCCCAAGAATTTCGCGTTTTTCGCCATATTCCTGGTAAAGTTGTCGATCCCAAAAATTTTAACCCAGAAAATCTCGAACCAGTCCGTTTACATGAAGATGTTAACGGTCAATATTTCATTCTTCCCGCTCATTCTTACGGACTCGGTGTAGCATTAGAAAAGCTCCAAGTACCTGACAATATCACCGTTCTCTGTATCGGCAAAAGTTCTTATGCGCGTGTCGGGTTAATTGCTAATTTAACTCCGGCTGAGGCTGGTTGGCGAGGACATTTGACCTTGGAATTTTCCAATTCTTCTAGTGCTGATTGTCGAATTTATGCCAATGAAGGAGTTGTTCAACTATTATTTTTAGAGGGCGATCCTTGTGCAGTTAGCTATGAAAAACGACGCGGTAAATATCAAGATCAACCGGAAACAGTAGTCTTCTCTAGAGTTTAA